From a region of the Rathayibacter sp. VKM Ac-2804 genome:
- a CDS encoding TMEM175 family protein: MTTTGERTERGLDRLVNFTDATVAIAITFLVLPLVDVVEEGGATDLGALLAGHSGTLTAFFITFAVIGRLWLVHHAVFEGVARYSPALVAVNFVWLAAIVLLPFAANLLSNVFATDPSVFALYIGTMIVASTATLAMQLIVRRDPELLAPGVDVPRSLSRSLIVIALLLVALVLAVAVPSVNMLALLLLLLSGPIERLVHRGHSPERHRPARTERGLDRVVNFSDATVAIAITILVLPLVELAPEIARDGGGVSAVLVEHLDTVLAFALSFTLIAVFWIPHHRVFELAGDYDAGLVWLDLLWLVAIAFFPFSTSAIALLPDSRATIGLYIGTMVVVSGALLLIELRLRRRAGLLRGGAGPVRLSPAVVPFALLVLALALALILPSIGLWWLLLLILQRPLSALLHRRG; the protein is encoded by the coding sequence GTGACGACGACCGGCGAGCGGACCGAGCGCGGACTCGACCGCCTCGTGAACTTCACCGACGCCACGGTCGCCATCGCCATCACGTTCCTCGTGCTCCCCCTCGTCGACGTCGTCGAGGAGGGCGGCGCGACCGACCTCGGCGCCCTGCTCGCCGGCCACTCCGGCACGCTCACGGCGTTCTTCATCACCTTCGCCGTGATCGGGCGGCTGTGGCTGGTGCACCACGCGGTGTTCGAGGGCGTGGCCCGCTACTCCCCCGCCCTGGTCGCGGTGAACTTCGTCTGGCTCGCGGCCATCGTGCTGCTGCCGTTCGCGGCGAATCTGCTGTCGAACGTCTTCGCCACCGACCCGAGCGTGTTCGCGCTCTACATCGGCACCATGATCGTCGCGAGCACCGCGACCCTGGCGATGCAGCTGATCGTGCGGCGCGACCCGGAGCTGCTCGCCCCCGGCGTCGACGTGCCGCGCTCGTTGTCGCGCTCGCTGATCGTGATCGCCCTGCTGCTCGTCGCGCTCGTGCTCGCCGTCGCCGTGCCGAGCGTCAACATGCTCGCGCTCCTGCTGCTGCTGCTCTCCGGCCCGATCGAGCGCCTGGTGCACCGCGGGCACTCGCCCGAGCGGCACCGCCCGGCGCGCACCGAGCGGGGCCTGGACCGCGTGGTGAACTTCTCCGACGCGACCGTGGCCATCGCGATCACGATCCTCGTGCTCCCCCTGGTCGAGCTCGCCCCCGAGATCGCCCGCGACGGCGGCGGCGTGAGCGCGGTCCTCGTCGAGCACCTCGACACGGTGCTCGCCTTCGCGCTGTCCTTCACGCTGATCGCGGTGTTCTGGATTCCCCACCACCGGGTCTTCGAGCTGGCCGGCGACTACGACGCCGGGCTGGTCTGGCTCGATCTGCTCTGGCTGGTGGCGATCGCGTTCTTCCCGTTCTCGACGAGCGCCATCGCGCTGCTGCCCGACTCCCGCGCGACGATCGGCCTCTACATCGGCACGATGGTCGTGGTCAGCGGGGCCCTGCTGCTGATCGAGCTGCGGCTGAGAAGGCGCGCGGGACTGCTGCGCGGGGGCGCCGGGCCGGTCCGGCTCTCACCGGCCGTCGTCCCGTTCGCCCTCCTCGTGCTCGCTCTCGCACTCGCGCTGATCCTGCCGTCGATCGGGCTCTGGTGGCTGCTGCTGCTGATCCTGCAGCGGCCGCTCTCGGCGCTGCTGCACCGCCGGGGCTAG
- a CDS encoding DUF6350 family protein, translating into MNRITVALLAAFDAALSALIGLAIPLVPLTILWAVQYDTAVDWSVFWRVAADAWLLGHGADLRAAFAPDSPLALGLPDGGQPFAITLAPLAFALLAILLGARTGRRAQESPYRLLGIGSAIATYLLVALLVTLGATTDVARVDVVQGTLLPPLVFALGVVIGAATHSARSGERDPIGEFAERTLHRLPEPAAPLVLASLRGGTLAAAGVIGVAGVLVAVLLVADYAAVVALYEGLGGEALGGLALTLGQLAILPNLVIWAASWLIGPGFALGAGSSVAPAGTLLGPIPSIPVLAALPQGELSFAFLGLLVPLLAGFLAGWRLRAEVVDGLDGRSLLRWGAAAAGGIGVVGGLLLGLLAWFSAGAAGPGRLVQVGPDPLLVGAFAALELALAAGLGLAAGRIRRG; encoded by the coding sequence ATGAACCGGATCACCGTCGCACTCCTCGCCGCCTTCGACGCCGCGCTCTCGGCGCTGATCGGCCTCGCGATCCCGCTCGTGCCGCTGACGATCCTCTGGGCCGTCCAGTACGACACGGCGGTCGACTGGAGCGTCTTCTGGCGCGTCGCCGCCGACGCCTGGCTGCTCGGTCACGGCGCGGATCTGCGGGCCGCCTTCGCCCCCGACTCGCCGCTCGCGCTCGGGCTGCCGGACGGCGGGCAGCCCTTCGCGATCACGCTCGCGCCGCTCGCCTTCGCCCTCCTCGCGATCCTCCTCGGCGCCCGCACGGGCCGTCGTGCGCAGGAGTCGCCCTACCGGCTGCTCGGCATCGGCTCGGCGATCGCCACCTACCTCCTCGTCGCCCTCCTGGTCACCCTCGGTGCGACCACCGACGTCGCGCGGGTGGACGTCGTGCAGGGCACCCTGCTCCCGCCGCTCGTCTTCGCGCTCGGCGTGGTGATCGGAGCGGCGACCCACTCGGCCCGCAGCGGCGAGCGCGACCCGATCGGCGAGTTCGCCGAGCGGACGCTGCACCGCCTCCCCGAGCCGGCCGCGCCGCTCGTCCTCGCCTCGCTGCGGGGCGGGACGCTCGCAGCGGCCGGCGTGATCGGGGTCGCCGGCGTGCTCGTCGCGGTGCTGCTGGTGGCGGACTACGCCGCCGTCGTCGCGCTCTACGAGGGCCTCGGCGGCGAGGCGCTCGGCGGCCTCGCGCTGACGCTCGGGCAGCTGGCGATCCTCCCGAACCTGGTGATCTGGGCGGCGAGCTGGCTGATCGGGCCGGGCTTCGCCCTCGGCGCCGGGTCGTCCGTCGCTCCGGCCGGCACACTCCTCGGCCCGATCCCGTCGATCCCGGTGCTCGCCGCGCTGCCGCAGGGCGAGCTGTCGTTCGCCTTCCTCGGGCTGCTCGTGCCGCTGCTGGCGGGCTTCCTCGCCGGCTGGCGCCTGCGCGCGGAGGTCGTCGACGGGCTCGACGGCCGGTCGCTGCTGCGCTGGGGTGCGGCCGCGGCGGGTGGCATCGGCGTGGTCGGCGGTCTGCTGCTCGGGCTGCTCGCCTGGTTCTCGGCCGGGGCGGCCGGGCCGGGGCGCCTCGTGCAGGTCGGCCCGGACCCGTTGCTCGTCGGGGCGTTCGCGGCGCTCGAGCTGGCGCTCGCCGCGGGCCTCGGCCTCGCCGCCGGCCGCATCCGCCGCGGCTGA
- the purN gene encoding phosphoribosylglycinamide formyltransferase, translating into MLKLVVLISGGGSNLRALLEATRDDRFPARVVAVGSDTDADGLRHAEAHDVPSFTVTPGAFASRDAWGAELLAQIQGWQPDLVVCAGFMRILPPVVVDALSPRMINTHPALLPHFPGAHAVRDALAAGATETGVTVHVIDTGVDTGPVIAQESLAVLPGESEAALHERIKTIERRLLVQTVLDIAHGTVDLEELARA; encoded by the coding sequence GTGCTGAAGTTGGTCGTCCTCATCTCCGGCGGTGGCTCCAATCTCCGCGCGCTGCTCGAGGCGACGCGCGACGACCGCTTCCCCGCCCGCGTCGTGGCGGTCGGCAGCGACACCGACGCCGACGGCCTCCGCCACGCCGAGGCGCACGACGTCCCCTCCTTCACCGTCACGCCCGGCGCGTTCGCCTCGCGCGACGCCTGGGGCGCCGAGCTGCTCGCGCAGATCCAGGGCTGGCAGCCCGACCTCGTCGTCTGCGCCGGCTTCATGCGGATCCTGCCGCCCGTCGTCGTCGACGCGCTCAGCCCGCGGATGATCAACACGCATCCCGCGCTGCTGCCGCACTTCCCCGGGGCGCACGCCGTCCGCGACGCCCTGGCCGCCGGCGCGACCGAGACCGGAGTGACGGTGCACGTCATCGACACCGGCGTCGACACCGGCCCGGTCATCGCCCAGGAGAGCCTCGCCGTGCTCCCGGGCGAGAGCGAGGCCGCGCTGCACGAGCGCATCAAGACCATCGAGCGTCGCCTGCTGGTGCAGACGGTGCTCGACATCGCCCACGGAACCGTCGACCTCGAGGAGCTCGCCCGCGCATGA
- the purH gene encoding bifunctional phosphoribosylaminoimidazolecarboxamide formyltransferase/IMP cyclohydrolase, translating into MSITAHDPSSYDDRDVVPVRRALISVSDKTGLLELASALAGAGVELVSTGSTAATIRDAGHSVTDVSAVTGFPESLDGRVKTLHPGVHAGILADVRLASHREQLEQLRIAPFELVVVNLYPFRETVAGGADAATVVENIDIGGPALVRASAKNHANVAIVVDPADYSGIVAALGSGGTTLAARRTLAARAFAHTASYDSAVAAWFAGQEAGGESEFPGSVEIRGTRQQVLRYGENSHQKAALYVSPDGTGIAQARQLHGKEMSYNNFVDADAAVRAAYDFVLPAVAIIKHANPCGIAIAGAKAIDPIASAHRRAHECDPVSAFGGVIAANRTVTLAMAETVKEIFTEVLVAPGFEPEALEVLKTKKNLRLLQLPDFYAPVETEFKQISGGILLQEPDRFVGGPGEVSSGWELVAGEPADADTMLDLEFAWKACRAVKSNAILLAKGGASVGVGMGQVNRVDSCHLAVSRAGDRAPGSVAASDAFFPFADGLEVLLAAGVKAVVQPGGSVRDPEVIDAAKRAGVTMYTTGERHFFH; encoded by the coding sequence ATGAGCATCACCGCACACGACCCCAGCAGCTACGACGACCGCGACGTCGTCCCCGTCCGCCGGGCGCTGATCTCGGTCAGCGACAAGACCGGACTGCTCGAGCTCGCCTCGGCGCTCGCGGGCGCCGGCGTCGAGCTGGTCTCGACCGGCTCGACCGCCGCGACCATCCGCGACGCGGGCCACTCCGTGACCGACGTCTCGGCCGTGACCGGCTTCCCGGAGTCGCTCGACGGCCGGGTGAAGACCCTGCACCCCGGCGTGCACGCGGGCATCCTCGCCGACGTCCGCCTCGCCTCGCACCGCGAGCAGCTCGAGCAGCTCCGGATCGCGCCGTTCGAGCTCGTCGTGGTGAACCTCTACCCGTTCCGCGAGACCGTCGCCGGGGGCGCCGACGCGGCGACCGTGGTCGAGAACATCGACATCGGCGGCCCCGCCCTCGTCCGCGCCTCGGCGAAGAACCACGCGAACGTGGCGATCGTCGTCGACCCGGCCGACTACTCCGGCATCGTCGCCGCGCTCGGCAGCGGCGGCACGACCCTCGCCGCCCGCCGCACCCTCGCCGCGCGCGCCTTCGCGCACACCGCCTCGTACGACTCCGCCGTCGCCGCCTGGTTCGCCGGGCAGGAGGCGGGCGGAGAGTCGGAGTTCCCCGGCTCGGTCGAGATCCGCGGCACCCGGCAGCAGGTGCTCCGCTACGGCGAGAACTCGCACCAGAAGGCCGCGCTCTACGTCTCGCCCGACGGCACCGGCATCGCCCAGGCGCGCCAGCTGCACGGCAAGGAGATGTCGTACAACAACTTCGTCGACGCCGACGCGGCCGTCCGCGCGGCCTACGACTTCGTCCTCCCCGCCGTCGCGATCATCAAGCACGCCAACCCCTGCGGCATCGCCATCGCCGGAGCGAAGGCGATCGACCCGATCGCGTCCGCGCACCGCCGCGCTCACGAGTGCGACCCGGTGTCGGCCTTCGGCGGCGTCATCGCCGCGAACCGCACCGTCACCCTGGCGATGGCCGAGACGGTGAAGGAGATCTTCACCGAGGTCCTCGTCGCCCCCGGCTTCGAGCCCGAGGCCCTCGAGGTGCTCAAGACCAAGAAGAACCTGCGCCTGCTGCAGCTGCCGGACTTCTACGCCCCCGTCGAGACCGAGTTCAAGCAGATCTCCGGCGGCATCCTGCTGCAGGAGCCCGACCGCTTCGTCGGCGGCCCCGGCGAGGTCAGCTCCGGCTGGGAGCTCGTCGCCGGCGAGCCCGCCGACGCGGACACCATGCTCGACCTCGAGTTCGCCTGGAAGGCCTGCCGCGCCGTGAAGTCAAACGCGATCCTGCTCGCGAAGGGCGGCGCCTCCGTCGGCGTCGGCATGGGCCAGGTCAACCGCGTCGACTCCTGCCACCTCGCCGTCTCCCGCGCCGGCGACCGCGCCCCCGGCTCCGTCGCCGCCTCCGACGCGTTCTTCCCCTTCGCCGACGGCCTCGAGGTCCTCCTCGCCGCCGGCGTGAAGGCCGTCGTCCAGCCCGGCGGCTCCGTCCGCGACCCCGAGGTCATCGACGCCGCGAAGCGCGCCGGCGTCACCATGTACACGACGGGGGAGCGGCACTTCTTCCACTGA
- the ddaH gene encoding dimethylargininase: MPSDSTLRAPTAPPAATAPTVRRRLLTALAAAAATAVAAHLANLLAFFIGNQLAPTSIPQVNAYFLLSSVLAFVVVLVLAAAGLLARAWTAAIAGLVAGLVGAVFGTLVQASATGDPITGAVWFSIVQTFGGLNLVFLLAFVIAAATLGHRIAIASTATRATTAAAARPERRIALVRQPATDLDAGELTHLDRVPVDREKAQQQWEAYVDALEEAGWETVEVAPALAMPDSVFLEDALLVVDGHAVLTRPGAASRRGEVEGAEEAARALDLVVHRIEAPGTLEGGDVLRVGSTVYVGRGGRTNADGIAQLRALLRPLGLAVVAVPLTRVLHLKSAVTALPDGTVIGWEAVVDEPRLFPSFLPMPEEGGAHVVVLAPDTLLMAASAPRSAELLRDLGYRVVSVDVSEFEKLEGCVTCLSVRVR, from the coding sequence GTGCCCTCCGACTCGACGCTCCGCGCGCCCACCGCCCCGCCCGCCGCCACCGCCCCGACCGTGAGGCGGCGCCTGCTGACGGCGCTCGCCGCCGCGGCCGCCACGGCGGTCGCGGCCCACCTCGCCAATCTGCTCGCCTTCTTCATCGGCAACCAGCTGGCGCCGACGTCGATCCCGCAGGTCAACGCCTACTTCCTGCTCTCGAGCGTGCTCGCCTTCGTGGTGGTGCTCGTGCTCGCCGCGGCCGGGCTGCTCGCCCGCGCGTGGACGGCCGCGATCGCCGGACTCGTCGCGGGGCTCGTCGGCGCCGTCTTCGGCACCCTCGTGCAGGCCAGCGCGACGGGCGACCCCATCACCGGCGCGGTCTGGTTCTCCATCGTGCAGACCTTCGGCGGGCTCAACCTCGTCTTCCTGCTCGCCTTCGTGATCGCCGCCGCCACCCTCGGCCACCGCATCGCCATCGCCTCGACGGCCACCCGCGCCACGACGGCCGCCGCCGCCCGTCCGGAGCGCCGCATCGCCCTCGTCCGGCAGCCCGCGACCGACCTCGACGCCGGCGAGCTGACGCACCTCGACCGCGTCCCCGTCGACCGGGAGAAGGCGCAGCAGCAGTGGGAGGCCTACGTCGACGCGCTCGAGGAGGCCGGCTGGGAGACCGTCGAGGTCGCTCCCGCGCTCGCGATGCCCGACTCCGTCTTCCTCGAGGACGCGCTGCTCGTCGTCGACGGCCACGCCGTCCTCACCCGCCCGGGCGCCGCGTCGCGCCGCGGCGAGGTCGAGGGCGCGGAGGAGGCCGCCCGCGCCCTCGACCTGGTCGTGCACCGGATCGAGGCGCCCGGCACCCTCGAGGGCGGCGACGTCCTGCGCGTCGGCTCCACCGTCTACGTGGGCCGCGGCGGCCGCACCAACGCCGACGGGATCGCGCAGCTGCGGGCCCTGCTCCGCCCGCTCGGCCTGGCGGTCGTGGCGGTCCCGCTCACCCGGGTGCTGCACCTCAAGAGCGCGGTGACCGCGCTGCCCGACGGCACCGTGATCGGCTGGGAGGCCGTCGTCGACGAGCCGCGGCTGTTCCCCTCGTTCCTGCCGATGCCGGAGGAGGGCGGTGCGCACGTGGTCGTGCTCGCCCCGGACACGCTGCTGATGGCGGCGTCCGCGCCGCGCAGCGCGGAGCTGCTCCGCGACCTCGGCTACCGCGTCGTGTCCGTCGACGTCTCGGAGTTCGAGAAGCTCGAGGGCTGCGTCACCTGCCTGTCGGTGCGGGTGCGCTGA
- a CDS encoding ABC transporter ATP-binding protein yields MLAQSSPPAAPKRPNTLRTLLRLVPFVGDALPRLVGGIAIALVASLVSLAIPIVLQQLVDGPLGDGATAAGSGDLGPLIGPVVVVLLLGVLEAAAIALRRRMVLTPSTRVEARMRTALYRQLQDLPVSFHDRWQSGQLLSRAMSDLSLIRRWIAFGFVLLVVNALTIVVGFGVLVYWNPILGALFVACSIPVWIYGFAFEKRYSSIARRSQDQAGDLATTVEQSVHGIRVLKAFGRHQHALAGFADQAEKLRGTEVEKAKAIAGIWVVLLLIPDIAFALCLLAGVWLAADGQLSVGELFAFFATATVLRWPVESIGFLLSMTFDARTAVDRYFEVMDSRNTIIDPESPETIARPLGRVRFRGVHFRYQDAPERFPDLLDGVDLEVEPGETMALVGLTGSGKTTLTALLPRLYDVTGGAIEIDGVDVRQLRRDELRSHVGMAFEDATLFSTSVRENVLLGRPDATEEELLEALEIAQADFVHTLPDGLDTTVGEEGMSLSGGQRQRLALARAIAARPAVLVLDDPLSALDVDTEARVEKGLRRVLGDTTALIVAHRPSTVALADRVALLEEGRVTAVGTHTELLASSPHYRFVISSLEEDELARPRGTERVGSRPRIEAELTDLTDLTELETRS; encoded by the coding sequence GTGCTCGCACAGTCCTCTCCGCCCGCCGCTCCGAAGCGCCCGAACACGCTCCGCACCCTGCTGCGCCTGGTCCCGTTCGTCGGCGACGCGCTGCCGCGCCTGGTCGGCGGCATCGCGATCGCGCTCGTGGCGAGCCTCGTCTCGCTCGCGATCCCGATCGTCCTGCAGCAGCTGGTCGACGGACCGCTCGGCGACGGCGCGACCGCCGCCGGCTCCGGCGACCTCGGCCCGCTGATCGGCCCGGTCGTCGTCGTGCTCCTGCTCGGCGTGCTCGAGGCCGCCGCGATCGCGCTGCGGCGCCGGATGGTGCTCACGCCGAGCACGCGCGTCGAGGCGCGGATGCGCACCGCGCTCTACCGCCAGCTCCAGGACCTGCCCGTCTCGTTCCACGACCGCTGGCAGAGCGGGCAGCTCCTCTCCCGGGCGATGAGCGACCTCAGCCTCATCCGCCGCTGGATCGCCTTCGGCTTCGTGCTGCTCGTGGTGAACGCGCTGACGATCGTCGTCGGCTTCGGCGTGCTCGTCTACTGGAACCCGATCCTCGGCGCGCTCTTCGTGGCCTGCTCGATCCCGGTCTGGATCTACGGCTTCGCCTTCGAGAAGCGCTATTCGAGCATCGCGCGCCGCAGCCAGGACCAGGCCGGCGACCTCGCCACCACGGTCGAGCAGTCGGTGCACGGCATCCGCGTCCTCAAGGCCTTCGGCCGCCACCAGCACGCGCTCGCCGGCTTCGCCGACCAGGCGGAGAAGCTGCGCGGCACGGAGGTGGAGAAGGCGAAGGCCATCGCGGGCATCTGGGTGGTCCTGCTGCTCATCCCCGACATCGCCTTCGCGCTCTGCCTCCTCGCCGGCGTCTGGCTCGCCGCGGACGGGCAGCTCAGCGTCGGCGAGCTCTTCGCCTTCTTCGCCACCGCCACGGTGCTGCGGTGGCCGGTCGAGTCGATCGGCTTCCTCCTCTCGATGACGTTCGACGCGCGCACCGCCGTCGACCGCTACTTCGAGGTGATGGACAGCCGGAACACGATCATCGATCCGGAGTCGCCCGAGACGATCGCCCGTCCGCTCGGCCGGGTGCGCTTCCGCGGCGTGCACTTCCGCTACCAGGACGCTCCGGAGCGCTTCCCGGACCTCCTCGACGGCGTCGACCTCGAGGTCGAGCCCGGTGAGACGATGGCGCTCGTCGGCCTCACCGGCTCCGGCAAGACCACGCTGACCGCCCTGCTGCCGCGGCTCTACGACGTGACCGGCGGAGCGATCGAGATCGACGGCGTCGACGTGCGGCAGCTGCGCCGCGACGAGCTGCGCTCCCACGTCGGCATGGCCTTCGAGGACGCGACGCTCTTCTCCACCTCGGTGCGCGAGAACGTGCTGCTCGGCCGCCCCGACGCGACGGAGGAGGAGCTGCTCGAGGCGCTCGAAATCGCACAGGCCGACTTCGTGCACACCCTTCCCGACGGGCTCGACACCACCGTCGGCGAGGAGGGGATGAGCCTCTCCGGCGGCCAGCGCCAGCGGCTCGCCCTCGCCCGCGCGATCGCTGCGCGGCCCGCCGTCCTCGTCCTCGACGACCCGCTGTCCGCCCTCGACGTCGACACGGAGGCACGGGTCGAGAAGGGACTGCGCCGCGTGCTCGGCGACACCACCGCGCTGATCGTCGCCCACCGCCCCTCGACGGTGGCCCTCGCCGACCGCGTCGCCCTCCTCGAGGAGGGCCGCGTCACTGCGGTCGGCACCCACACCGAGCTGCTCGCGAGCAGCCCGCACTACCGCTTCGTCATCTCGAGCCTCGAGGAGGACGAGCTCGCCCGCCCGCGCGGCACCGAGCGCGTCGGCTCCCGCCCGCGCATCGAGGCCGAGCTGACGGACCTGACCGACCTCACGGAGCTGGAGACCAGATCATGA
- a CDS encoding ABC transporter ATP-binding protein: MSTLGSTEERDDLTRAESAALRRRSLALLGSLLRPLRMRLVLTAVVVVVSTAAQVAGPALIALGIDNGLPAVLDGDATPLALTVIAYVLTGVIGAVLVAWYTVLSARVSQTILIDLRKRVFLHTQKLSLEFHENYTSGRIISRQTSDLDSIRELLDSGINQLVQGALYMGFVAIALVSLDGVSGLVLACALVPLAILTRWFQKRSQSLFRGTRVASSRLIVQFVETMTGIRAVQTFRTQERNESAFGVVVERYRVAYKKVFGVFGTFDPGLVLIGNVTMAAVLFFGGMRVLDGGLEIGALLGVLLYTRRFFAPVQEMAMFYNSYQSAAAALEKISGVLAEEQSVPDPAHPVDLREARGALGFEGVRFAYTTDREILPRFDLRIPAGQTIALVGSTGAGKSTLAKLISRFYDPTDGVVTLDGVDLRQLHPKDLRRAIVMVTQEAYLFSGSVADNIAIGRPSASYDEIVDAAKAVGAHAFIQALPDGYDTDVNKRGGRVSAGQRQLISFARAFLADPAVLILDEATSSLDIPSERLVQLGLQTLLADRTAVIIAHRLSTVAIADRVLVMEHGRIVEDGTPEALIAGDGRFATLHAAWRDSLV; encoded by the coding sequence ATGAGCACGCTCGGATCGACCGAGGAGCGCGACGACCTCACCCGCGCGGAGTCGGCGGCCCTGCGCCGGCGCTCGCTCGCCCTGCTGGGGTCGCTGCTGCGCCCGCTGCGGATGCGGCTGGTGCTGACCGCGGTCGTCGTGGTCGTCTCGACCGCGGCCCAGGTCGCCGGACCGGCGCTGATCGCGCTCGGGATCGACAACGGCCTGCCCGCCGTGCTCGACGGCGATGCGACCCCGCTCGCCCTCACCGTGATCGCCTACGTGCTGACCGGCGTGATCGGCGCGGTCCTCGTCGCCTGGTACACCGTGCTGTCCGCGCGGGTGAGCCAGACGATCCTGATCGACCTGCGCAAGCGCGTCTTCCTGCACACCCAGAAGCTGAGCCTCGAGTTCCACGAGAACTACACCTCCGGGCGGATCATCTCGCGCCAGACCAGCGACCTCGACTCGATCCGCGAGCTGCTCGACTCCGGCATCAACCAGCTGGTGCAGGGCGCCCTCTACATGGGCTTCGTCGCCATCGCGCTCGTCTCGCTCGACGGCGTCAGCGGTCTCGTGCTCGCCTGCGCGCTCGTGCCGCTCGCGATCCTGACCCGCTGGTTCCAGAAGCGGTCGCAGTCGCTGTTCCGCGGGACCCGCGTCGCCTCGTCCCGTCTGATCGTGCAGTTCGTCGAGACGATGACGGGCATCCGCGCCGTGCAGACCTTCCGCACCCAGGAGCGCAACGAGTCGGCCTTCGGCGTCGTCGTCGAGCGCTACCGGGTCGCCTACAAGAAGGTCTTCGGCGTCTTCGGCACCTTCGACCCCGGTCTCGTGCTGATCGGCAACGTGACGATGGCGGCCGTGCTCTTCTTCGGCGGGATGCGCGTGCTCGACGGCGGTCTCGAGATCGGCGCCCTGCTCGGCGTGCTGCTCTACACCCGCCGCTTCTTCGCGCCGGTGCAGGAGATGGCGATGTTCTACAACTCCTACCAGTCCGCCGCGGCCGCGCTCGAGAAGATCTCGGGCGTCCTCGCGGAGGAGCAGAGCGTCCCGGATCCGGCGCACCCGGTGGACCTGCGCGAGGCGCGCGGTGCGCTCGGCTTCGAGGGGGTCCGCTTCGCCTACACGACCGATCGCGAGATCCTGCCGCGCTTCGATCTGCGGATCCCCGCCGGCCAGACCATCGCGCTGGTCGGCTCGACGGGCGCCGGCAAGTCGACGCTGGCCAAGCTCATCTCGCGCTTCTACGACCCGACCGACGGAGTGGTGACGCTCGACGGCGTCGACCTGCGACAGCTGCACCCGAAGGACCTGCGCCGCGCGATCGTGATGGTGACCCAGGAGGCGTACCTCTTCTCCGGCTCCGTCGCCGACAACATCGCGATCGGCCGGCCCTCGGCCTCCTACGACGAGATCGTCGACGCGGCGAAGGCGGTCGGCGCGCACGCGTTCATCCAGGCGCTGCCGGACGGCTACGACACCGACGTGAACAAGCGCGGCGGGCGGGTCTCGGCCGGGCAGCGCCAGCTGATCTCGTTCGCGCGCGCATTCCTGGCGGACCCGGCGGTGCTGATCCTGGACGAGGCGACCTCCTCGCTCGACATCCCGAGCGAGCGGCTGGTGCAGCTCGGTCTGCAGACGCTGCTCGCCGATCGGACCGCGGTGATCATCGCGCACCGGCTCTCGACGGTCGCCATCGCCGACCGGGTGCTGGTGATGGAGCACGGCCGGATCGTCGAGGACGGGACCCCGGAGGCGCTCATCGCCGGCGACGGCCGCTTCGCCACCCTGCACGCGGCCTGGCGCGACTCCCTCGTCTAG
- a CDS encoding MGMT family protein: protein MLAVVEAIPPGRVMAYGEIAAVLGTRAARAVGTVLARYGSDVAWWRVVRSGGAPAVGHEERAREHYEREGTPLVTTPSGYRVDVRAARWTP, encoded by the coding sequence GTGCTCGCCGTCGTCGAGGCGATCCCGCCCGGCCGCGTGATGGCCTACGGAGAGATCGCCGCGGTACTCGGCACCCGCGCCGCACGCGCGGTCGGCACCGTCCTCGCCCGCTACGGCTCCGACGTCGCCTGGTGGCGCGTGGTCCGCTCCGGCGGCGCTCCCGCCGTCGGACACGAGGAGCGCGCCCGCGAGCACTACGAGCGCGAGGGCACGCCGCTGGTCACGACGCCGAGCGGCTACCGGGTGGACGTCCGCGCCGCGCGCTGGACACCCTGA
- a CDS encoding GNAT family N-acetyltransferase gives MSDLRLEELSAANISAVNGLSLKPGQEQFVAPESYSAAAAVIDPGAAWQRAILDGDELVGFIHAHFDPQAPEEFRSCIWRINIDAAKQGRGVGTFAVRAAADEARARGFDTLTVIWESGADGPEQFFRWIGFEVIGETPYGENIGALKL, from the coding sequence ATGAGTGACCTCCGCCTGGAAGAGCTGTCGGCCGCGAACATCTCCGCCGTCAACGGACTGAGCCTCAAACCGGGTCAGGAGCAGTTCGTCGCACCGGAGTCGTACTCCGCCGCGGCCGCCGTGATCGACCCCGGCGCCGCCTGGCAGCGGGCGATCCTCGACGGCGACGAGCTCGTCGGCTTCATCCACGCGCACTTCGACCCGCAGGCGCCCGAGGAGTTCCGCAGCTGCATCTGGCGGATCAACATCGACGCGGCGAAGCAGGGCCGCGGCGTCGGCACCTTCGCCGTCCGCGCCGCCGCCGACGAGGCGCGCGCCCGCGGCTTCGACACCCTCACCGTGATCTGGGAGTCGGGTGCGGACGGTCCCGAGCAGTTCTTCCGCTGGATCGGCTTCGAGGTCATCGGCGAGACTCCGTACGGCGAGAACATCGGGGCGCTGAAGCTCTGA